In one window of Campylobacter hepaticus DNA:
- the ccsA gene encoding cytochrome c biogenesis protein — MKNIIKSIGDLRVSIILFLLFAFFCALATFIESAYGSPTAWAMIYDAFWFEYIQLLLGINLLCGMFYYKMFKMKKLPLIIFHLSFLFILVGSVMTRYAGFEGILAIREHTQNSSIESSKTSLNFFAIKDGQHYSVVNDRYIGNLPFANFFKLKLQLDDEAVLKYKDLILNAHYIYKENNTSEPLLVLMLSQKAQQGVDLKFQKGEVKNIGGVDFAFMNDNVKAPFVKIDENLTLSSSENLHFLNMLDGSNLKLESGEKVNVREKRLYEIKDINFVVKFASLHAKEVLEGSNRPQDESFWLWLKSVGLELVRTMLISTFGEPQNWKNSLLLHFKEFALSNENNIELTGNNALKLELSYKNESKEFYVFEYNKPVLVELAGQKFFVSWALSYRQLPFDIYLKDFILDRYPGSMSPSSYASEITVKDRNNSFDYRIFMNNVLDYDGYRFYQSSYDQDEKGTVLSVNKDPGKIPTYIGYFLLCFGMFANFLNPYSRFRTLARLINKDTLKNTSAILVFSLILLGIEKTFAQDNLTLPVVNAEHAKNLATLIVQKSSDGRMVPFDTLSKEILEKIHQSQTYKGQSSNAIMLSMLINVDKWQMEPFILMPQNKVVRDAIANILLVPSTKYIAYKDFFDNNANYKLKKYVENANRKNPNARGIFDKEILKLDERANIVNLIFSGELFKIIPVQNDPNNVWLAPFSAVVTLKGEERYQVIALIQNYFSTVEEAFKDENWTKADQALRFIKEYQEKIGYKVMPNQTKVQMEIFSNKAEIFFKLAPIYLIAGFLLLILVFSKMIMPNLKIVFIFKIVYILNILAFVLHTIGLGIRAYLSDHAPWSNGYESMVYIAWALSLSGIFFSRKSPIALSLTSILSGVVLMVAHLSEMNPQITNLVPVLNSYWLSIHVSVITASYGFLGLCALLGIFTLLLMCFLKKDKQVNINILRNITEATRINEMAMILGLCLLTTGNFLGAIWANESWGRYWSWDSKETWALVSILVYAAILHLRMIPKYSNQFIFALWSMFAYWVIIMTYFGVNYFLTGLHSYAAGEAAQIPNYVYWGFALMIVLALLARRKRDLIAKL, encoded by the coding sequence TTATGCGGTATGTTTTACTATAAAATGTTTAAGATGAAAAAATTACCTTTGATAATTTTTCATCTTTCTTTTTTGTTTATTTTAGTAGGGTCTGTTATGACACGATATGCTGGCTTTGAAGGTATTTTAGCAATCAGGGAACATACTCAAAATTCATCTATAGAAAGCTCTAAGACTTCTCTTAATTTTTTTGCTATTAAAGATGGGCAGCATTATAGTGTTGTTAATGATCGTTATATTGGAAATTTGCCCTTTGCTAATTTTTTTAAACTAAAGCTTCAATTAGATGATGAGGCTGTGTTAAAGTATAAAGATTTAATTTTAAATGCTCATTATATTTATAAAGAAAATAATACTTCTGAACCTTTGCTTGTTTTAATGCTTTCTCAAAAAGCGCAACAAGGCGTTGATCTTAAATTTCAAAAGGGCGAGGTTAAAAATATAGGAGGGGTTGATTTTGCTTTCATGAATGATAATGTTAAAGCACCCTTTGTTAAAATTGATGAAAATTTAACTTTAAGTTCGAGTGAAAATTTACATTTTTTAAATATGTTAGATGGAAGCAATTTAAAACTTGAATCTGGAGAAAAAGTTAATGTTAGAGAAAAAAGACTTTATGAAATAAAAGATATCAACTTTGTTGTTAAATTTGCTTCTTTGCATGCAAAAGAAGTTTTAGAAGGGTCTAATAGACCTCAAGATGAAAGTTTTTGGTTGTGGTTAAAATCTGTAGGATTGGAATTAGTTAGAACCATGTTAATTTCTACTTTTGGTGAGCCTCAAAATTGGAAAAATTCCTTATTATTACATTTTAAAGAATTTGCATTAAGCAATGAAAATAATATAGAATTAACAGGAAATAATGCCTTAAAATTAGAATTAAGTTATAAAAATGAAAGTAAAGAATTTTATGTTTTTGAATACAATAAACCTGTACTTGTTGAACTTGCAGGACAAAAATTCTTTGTTTCTTGGGCACTTTCTTATAGACAATTACCTTTTGATATTTATTTAAAAGATTTTATTTTAGATCGTTATCCAGGATCTATGTCTCCTTCTTCTTATGCGAGTGAAATTACTGTAAAGGATCGTAATAATAGTTTTGACTATAGAATTTTTATGAATAATGTTTTAGATTATGATGGTTATAGATTTTATCAAAGTTCTTATGATCAAGATGAAAAAGGTACGGTTTTATCGGTTAATAAGGACCCAGGTAAAATTCCAACTTATATAGGTTATTTTTTACTTTGTTTTGGTATGTTTGCTAATTTTTTAAATCCATATTCTAGATTTAGAACCTTAGCACGATTAATTAATAAAGATACTTTAAAAAATACTAGTGCTATTTTGGTTTTTTCATTAATACTTTTAGGAATAGAAAAAACTTTTGCTCAAGATAATTTAACTTTGCCTGTAGTAAATGCAGAACATGCTAAAAATCTTGCAACTTTAATAGTTCAAAAATCATCTGATGGAAGAATGGTTCCTTTTGATACTTTATCAAAAGAAATTTTAGAAAAAATTCATCAAAGTCAAACTTATAAAGGGCAAAGTTCTAATGCTATTATGCTTTCTATGTTGATTAATGTGGATAAATGGCAAATGGAGCCTTTTATTTTAATGCCACAAAATAAAGTTGTGCGTGATGCTATTGCCAATATTTTACTTGTTCCTAGTACCAAATATATTGCCTATAAAGATTTTTTTGACAATAATGCTAATTATAAGCTTAAAAAATATGTTGAAAATGCAAATCGTAAAAATCCTAATGCAAGAGGAATTTTTGATAAAGAAATTTTAAAATTAGATGAAAGAGCTAATATTGTTAATTTAATTTTTAGCGGCGAATTGTTTAAAATTATTCCTGTGCAAAATGATCCTAACAATGTTTGGCTTGCTCCATTTTCTGCTGTAGTAACCCTTAAAGGAGAAGAAAGATATCAAGTTATAGCCTTAATACAAAATTATTTTAGCACGGTTGAAGAAGCTTTTAAGGATGAAAATTGGACCAAGGCTGATCAAGCCTTGCGCTTTATTAAAGAATATCAAGAAAAAATAGGATACAAAGTTATGCCTAATCAAACAAAGGTGCAAATGGAAATTTTTTCAAATAAAGCAGAGATTTTTTTCAAACTTGCTCCTATATATTTAATTGCAGGTTTTTTGCTTTTAATTCTTGTTTTTTCAAAAATGATCATGCCTAATTTAAAAATTGTTTTTATATTTAAAATAGTATATATTTTAAATATTTTAGCCTTTGTTTTACATACAATAGGACTTGGAATTCGTGCTTATTTATCTGATCATGCCCCATGGAGTAATGGTTATGAAAGTATGGTTTACATAGCTTGGGCTTTATCTTTATCTGGTATCTTTTTTTCTAGAAAAAGTCCTATAGCCTTATCATTGACTTCGATTTTATCAGGGGTTGTGTTAATGGTTGCGCATTTGAGTGAAATGAATCCACAAATTACAAATCTTGTTCCTGTGCTTAATTCTTATTGGCTTAGTATTCATGTATCTGTTATTACTGCGAGTTATGGATTTTTAGGGCTTTGTGCCTTGCTTGGTATCTTTACTTTGCTTTTAATGTGTTTTCTTAAAAAAGATAAACAAGTTAATATTAATATTTTAAGGAATATTACAGAAGCAACAAGAATTAATGAAATGGCTATGATTTTAGGACTTTGTTTATTGACTACAGGGAATTTTTTGGGTGCGATTTGGGCTAATGAAAGTTGGGGAAGATATTGGAGTTGGGATTCTAAAGAAACTTGGGCTTTAGTTAGTATTCTTGTTTATGCAGCTATTTTGCATCTTAGAATGATTCCAAAATATTCTAATCAGTTTATTTTTGCCTTATGGAGTATGTTTGCTTATTGGGTTATTATTATGACTTATTTTGGTGTAAATTATTTTTTAACAGGACTTCATTCTTATGCAGCAGGTGAAGCAGCGCAAATTCCTAATTATGTTTATTGGGGTTTTGCACTTATGATAGTGTTGGCTCTTTTAGCAAGAAGAAAGCGTGATTTAATAGCTAAATTATAA
- the tgt gene encoding tRNA guanosine(34) transglycosylase Tgt: protein MEFKLKYKDNMARVCQINTAHSSFLTPIFMPVGTLGAIKSLDANDIKNELDAKIILANTYHMYLRPGSKIIKDLGGLHGFTKFNRSFLTDSGGFQAFSLSKNSKHFDEGIEFKSHIDGSRHFFTPKNVLNAQYDFNSDIMMILDDLIALPADKKRIKISVDRTIAWAKEAINYHKIMQNQGIGLKQNIFGIIQGGTDYEERKRCALALNEMPFDGIAIGGLSVGEENSLMYETVQNLNPFMDENRPRYLMGVGTPEDLVENVERGIDMFDCVMPTRNARNGTFFTNFGKFNIKKTEFINDHEPIDQTCSCYTCRNFSRAYLNHLFKAKELTFFRLASLHNLYYYLELTKQMQKAILSNSFSQFKKEFYTKRRK from the coding sequence ATGGAATTTAAATTAAAGTATAAAGATAATATGGCTAGAGTTTGTCAAATAAATACAGCACATAGTAGTTTTTTAACTCCTATTTTTATGCCAGTTGGCACACTTGGAGCCATAAAAAGCCTTGATGCTAATGATATTAAAAATGAACTTGATGCAAAAATTATTTTAGCCAATACCTATCATATGTATTTACGTCCAGGTTCTAAAATCATAAAAGATTTAGGAGGATTACATGGTTTTACAAAATTTAATAGAAGTTTTTTAACAGATAGTGGAGGATTTCAAGCTTTTTCTTTAAGTAAAAATTCCAAACATTTTGATGAAGGCATAGAATTTAAAAGCCATATTGATGGTAGTCGCCATTTTTTTACCCCTAAAAATGTCTTAAATGCACAATATGATTTTAATTCTGATATTATGATGATATTAGATGATTTAATAGCCTTGCCTGCAGATAAAAAAAGAATAAAAATTTCTGTAGATAGAACTATAGCATGGGCTAAAGAAGCTATTAATTATCATAAAATTATGCAAAATCAAGGTATAGGCTTAAAGCAAAATATTTTTGGTATTATTCAAGGTGGCACAGATTATGAAGAAAGAAAACGCTGTGCCTTGGCTTTAAATGAAATGCCTTTTGATGGAATAGCAATTGGAGGGCTTAGTGTTGGAGAAGAAAATTCTTTAATGTATGAAACCGTACAAAATTTAAATCCTTTTATGGATGAAAACCGTCCTAGATATTTAATGGGTGTTGGTACACCTGAAGATTTAGTAGAAAATGTTGAACGTGGGATTGATATGTTTGATTGTGTTATGCCTACAAGAAATGCACGAAATGGAACTTTTTTCACAAATTTTGGCAAATTTAATATCAAAAAGACCGAATTTATTAACGATCATGAACCCATAGATCAAACTTGTTCTTGTTATACTTGTCGTAATTTTTCACGCGCTTATTTAAACCATCTTTTTAAAGCCAAAGAATTAACCTTTTTTCGTTTAGCAAGTTTACATAATTTATATTATTATCTCGAACTTACAAAACAAATGCAAAAAGCAATACTTTCAAATTCTTTTTCACAATTTAAAAAAGAATTTTATACCAAAAGAAGAAAATAA
- a CDS encoding COG3400 family protein, which produces MNNILIIIDGILAKHFLERLCLEKGLGYFFTIICHNAQKNNLNIFGEDIDLYYFDPTSVARLENIMTKDFKQAFIYMQDEFETKKSYEALRSLDPNLEIEIMDFWGLSINDAHTNLADARMTLSRRFMDFLPDIALTAQYIGLGLGEIMEVKIPAGSIFAYRHISSIQQKRWRIVLIYRNSKIYFVKPSFVLEPNDSILIVGDPVVLQSIFHNIREKSGQFPIPFGNNIFALIDMKNMSETIQEKILNTTLKLTQKINAKKFFIHVINPSLDPMYKKLKEFSYEKQGVFFDFFHTDFKQIYTQLQNQDIGLIITDINNFEKEKKVFFDLKIPIMKIGEKEFDQIKEAIILSANESELENNANVITDLSKQLGFEVILYYYNPNLQNTKDMEEYFRSLSKLYDKNIQIINKSDENPLLNLQYRQNLLQFISFEKELLNRNFGRSLSMNLNRHYYKMRQNYQLFIPVE; this is translated from the coding sequence ATGAATAATATTTTAATTATAATAGATGGTATTTTAGCAAAGCATTTCTTAGAAAGGCTTTGTCTTGAAAAAGGATTGGGATATTTTTTTACTATTATATGTCACAATGCACAGAAAAATAATTTAAATATTTTTGGTGAAGATATTGATTTGTATTATTTTGATCCTACAAGTGTAGCGCGTCTTGAAAATATTATGACTAAAGATTTTAAGCAAGCTTTTATTTATATGCAAGATGAATTTGAAACTAAAAAAAGTTACGAAGCTTTGCGTTCTTTAGATCCAAATTTAGAAATAGAAATAATGGATTTTTGGGGTTTAAGTATTAATGATGCGCATACTAATTTAGCTGATGCTAGAATGACTTTAAGTCGTAGATTTATGGATTTCTTGCCAGATATAGCTTTAACTGCTCAATATATAGGTTTAGGATTGGGCGAAATCATGGAGGTGAAAATTCCAGCAGGTTCTATCTTTGCTTATAGACACATTAGTTCTATACAGCAAAAAAGATGGCGCATTGTTCTTATTTATAGAAATTCTAAAATTTATTTTGTTAAACCTTCTTTTGTTTTAGAGCCTAATGATAGTATTTTAATTGTTGGAGATCCTGTTGTCTTGCAAAGTATTTTTCATAATATCAGAGAAAAATCAGGACAATTTCCTATTCCTTTTGGCAATAATATTTTTGCTTTAATTGATATGAAAAATATGAGTGAAACAATACAAGAAAAAATATTAAATACCACTTTGAAATTAACTCAAAAAATTAATGCAAAGAAATTTTTTATTCATGTAATTAATCCTAGTTTAGATCCTATGTATAAAAAATTGAAAGAATTTTCCTATGAAAAACAAGGAGTATTTTTTGATTTTTTTCATACAGATTTTAAACAAATTTATACACAATTACAAAATCAAGATATTGGTTTAATTATTACTGATATAAATAATTTTGAAAAAGAAAAAAAAGTTTTTTTTGATTTGAAAATACCTATTATGAAAATAGGAGAAAAAGAATTTGATCAGATTAAAGAAGCAATTATTTTAAGTGCAAATGAAAGTGAGCTTGAAAATAATGCTAATGTGATTACTGATTTAAGTAAACAATTAGGTTTTGAAGTGATTTTATATTATTATAATCCTAATTTGCAAAATACTAAAGATATGGAAGAATATTTTAGAAGCTTATCTAAGCTTTATGATAAAAATATACAAATTATTAATAAAAGCGATGAAAATCCTCTTTTAAATTTGCAATATCGCCAAAATTTACTACAATTTATAAGTTTTGAAAAAGAATTGTTAAATCGTAATTTTGGTAGAAGTTTAAGTATGAATTTAAATAGACATTATTATAAAATGAGACAAAATTATCAACTTTTTATACCAGTGGAATAA